The window CTTCGATGCGGTTTTTCTGGAGAAGATTTTCCGGAGGTGCAGGCTGCAGGGAGGCGAGCAGGGCTTTCTCGAGAAGGGGCCCCCTGGGTGAGTTCTCATCGATCCAGTAAGCATAAGGGGTGGTTCCCTGGCGAATCAGTAAATCGATTTTGTGATGCCGAAGGCGATCGAGTCCTTCCGCCTGTGTTTTGAACCCGACAAATTCGATATAGGATGCGCTCCTGAAAGCCGGTGGGAGTTCAAGCGATTCGGAATGGACGATCGCATCCGGACAGGGAAAGACGCCGACCTTGTTCTCCTGAAAGGAGCTTCCCCCGAACAGGACGGCAAATCCCCCGATAATGAGGAAGGGAAAGAGAAAATTCCATCCGAAGGCGGCGGTATCCCGGAAATATTCCAGATTTCTGGCCATGAAAATGGCCCACATCCGTTGTAGTCTCATCTCAGGAGATTCATTCCCGCAGTTGGCGGCCTGTCAATCGAAGAAACACATTCTCCAGATTCGGCTCGCAGAGTGGATTGCCCGAAGCGTCGAAGCAATGGGCTTTCAGCAGGGAAGGGATATCGCCCCTGGCGATGATCTTGCCCTGATCCATGATGGCAATCTCATCACAGAGTCTTTCGGCTTCTTTCATGGCATGGGTGGTCAGGATGATCGTTCGCCTCTGCATCTTGATCGTATCGATGATGGCCCACAGGTTCTGCCTGGCCTGCGGATCGAGTCCTGTGGATGGTTCATCGAGAAAAAGCAGGCTCGGATCGTTGATGAGGGAGATTGCGAGCATGAGCCGTTGTCTTTGCCCGCCGGAAATCTTGTCGTTGTACTGTTTCTGGATTTCGGATAGAGAACACAGGGACAGAATGTCATCGATGTCGGCGCTGTGGCGATAGAGCTTGCTGAAGACACGGAGGGTTTCCCGGATGGTGAGAAAGGAAAGCAGCGTGGTATGCTGGAGCTGAATCCCAATTTCTTCTGAAAAAGAATCTCCGCGGGGTTGACCGCGATAGAGAATCTGGCCGCTGGTCGGCTCGGTGATGCCCTCGATCATTTCGAGCGTCGTTGTCTTGCCTGCACCGTTTGGCCCCAGCAGACCAAAGCAGATGCCTTCGGCAATGGCGAGATTGATGCTGTCCACCGCTGTCTGGTCCTTGAACCGTTTGAGCAGATTTTTCAGTTCGATGATGGGTTTTTCGATGGGCTTCATAAAATGATTGTCATCTGTGATGGGAAAATCGGCCGCACGAATCGTGCCGGTCCTGTGAAAACCGATATCGATTCGATCCATCCGGGGTGTTTGGTGCGGAATGCTGGCTGCAAGGCGCTTGACAATCCAGCATTCACGACATATCACATACCGCAGGCAACACACAGCCGATACTATCCGCCTGATTACAGAACAACGGCCAGCGGCCATTAAAAAATCCTCTTCTATCAGAACTGATAAAGGATAGGCAATGAGAAAAATCGTCGGTTTTGTAGGCTCTTCGGGTTCGGGGAAGACCACACTGATTGAAAAACTGGTCCCCCAGCTCAAGAAGCGCGGGTACCGGGTCGGTACCGTGAAACATGCCGGTCACGGATTCGAAATGGATCGGGAAGGCAAGGACACTTGGCGCTATCAGCAGAGTGGCGCAGATGGCGTCCTCGTCTCATCGCCTGGGAAAATGGTTCTTTCCAGGCAAGGGATTCCGGACCGATTGCATGCGGTTCTGCCCTTCATGGCGGATATGGACATCATTCTGGTGGAGGGTTTCAAAAAGGAGCCGATTCCCAAAATCGAGGTTTTTCGATCCGCAGTGGCGCAGAGCCCGCTGTGCCTCTCCGATCCGATGCTCAAAGCGGTGGTCAGCGACGATGCGCTGCAAATCGGCATCCCGATCATTGGGCTCGAGGATATCGAAAGGATTGTGGCCCTGATCGAGGCCCTTCCGGATGAAGAAAGACCGGGGCTTGGCGAATGATCGAGCTGAATCCCGCCCAAAGAAGACTGCGCAGCGGTGATGTGTTGAGTGCCTGCCTGATCGGGAAGGTGCAACGGCATACGGAGTCTTTCGGAAACGGTGATTGTCTTCTGTTCGATTTTGATCATCGCATATTCGCCGTATCTGACGCCAGTGAGCGCTGTCCCCAGGCTTCCAGGCGGCTGCTGCAGGCGCTTGCCGTGTGTGCCTGCAGGATGCCATGGCCTGATTGCCTCGAGGCTGCATGGCGAACCCAGCCCTACGTTCAGAAAACAACCTTCGTCGGGGTACAGATCGAAATGGACCCAACGCCCTGCGCACGCATCGTAGCGGGGGGAGACAGCATGATCTGGATCGTGGATCGCTTGAACGGCAAGATGCTGTTTCGGAATGCCCCCGATATGCATGTTGCCGGGGGGATGTCCGAGATGCCCGGGGCGATACGGGTTTTGCTGACACCCGGGAGCCGGATCGTTTTGGCTTCAGACGGGATCATGGATGTGCTCGAACGAAACGGCGAAGATGGCGGCATGATTTCCGGTTTGGCTATGGGTGCAGCTCCGATGGACTGGATCGGGAAGATCCAGAATATGGTGCGGCAGAAACAGTGCCGATCTGTCGTCCATGACGATATTGCCGTTATGGTGATCGATCCATTCAAGGAAGGTCCCGCCTGGCCACAGATCCTTCTGTTCGGCGGAACCAGTCCGCATGAAGAAGCGCATTTTGCCGGGTCATCGCTTCCGGGAGCCTGGATGACAATTGAAGAGGCGGAAAGACAGGGATGGCCTGAAACCATGGGGATGCGCTTTTGTGACATTGCAGGTTCGGACCGGCAGGGTTTCCAGAAGTCGGCTTGAGGTTGCAGCCATTTTGAGTTCGGAAAAAGTCGCTTTTCGTTCAGGCACCCCATAGATGGCCATGGTGGTGTCCGCCACCCCCATCGATGAAAATGCCAAGGCAGACGATTCGCCTACAAAATCAAAATGTTCTCATCCAACCCTTAACCCTTAACCCTTAACCCTTAAAAATTAAAACTTAAATCCTTTCCCTGAATTCGCATTTTCACGATAAAAATCAAAACGCCGAAGAGAGCCTCTCTCCGGCGTTTTGCATGGATGCAAGCCTTTGGGCAGCATAAGTTCCCAAAGGCCTGGATGGTCTAAACGGATCAGCCGCCCGTTGCTGCGGTGTGCAGTTTGATTTCGACCTTCTCGGTCAGGCTTGCATAGTATTCGCGCAGGATTTCAAGGACTTCCTCCCGTCCGAAATGATCCGGAATCGGGGTGCCTTCGGAAAGGCCTTTGCGCAGAGCGGTTCCGCTCAGCAGCACGCGGTCTTTCTTGTCGTGGGGGCAGGTTCTCAAAGATGCCATGCCGTCGCACTTGTGGCAGTAGAAGGTCCAGTCGATCTTGAGCGGGGTGCACAGCAGGGCTTTCCCGGGTGCGGTCGGCTTCGGAATCTTGTCGAAAATGGTCTGGGCTTCGAACATGCCGTAGAAATCGCCCACGCCTGCATGGTCGCGGCCGATGATCATGCGGGAGCAGCCATAGTTCTGGCGGAAGGTGGCATGCAGCAGGGCTTCGCGGGGTCCGGCATACCGCATGTCGAGCGGATATCCGCCCTGCAGAACGTTCTGGGGAACGAAATAATGTTTGACGAGGGTGTCGATGCACTTGACCCGGACTTCTGCGGGAATGTCGCCGGGTTTCAGGTTGCCGACCAGGGAGTGAATGAACACGCCATCGCAGACTTCGACAGCGATCTTGCACAGGTATTCATGGGAGCGGTGCATGGGGTTCCGGAGCTGGAGGGCCGCAACTTCCTTCCACCCTCTTTCATCGAAGATTTTCCGGGATTCTGCAGGTCTCATGTAAATACCGGCGTATTTGGTCGGATATTCGGCTTCGCTCAGCACTTTCACCGGTCCTGCCAGGTTGACGTCTTTCTGACCCATGACCATCTGAACGCCGGGATGATCTTTTTCGGCGATCTTCCAGAATTCTTCCGCTGTCTTGGTCCCTTCGCCCATGAACGTCTTTTCACATTCATAGCGTTTGTCGGCCACGGTCATGTCATATTTTTCGGTGACTTTCATGGTGGCCATGATTTCTTTGCGTTCCGGGTCGAAGAGCGCAATTTCCTGCCCAACCGAAATGGCCGCTGCATCTTCCTTGGAAGCGGACAGGGTAACCGGGATGGGCCAGAATGTGCCGTCAGCCATCAGGAAATTGTCGAGAACGCCTTTCCAGTCGGCCTTGGTCATGAATCCGGTCAGCGGGCTGAACCCACCGATCCCCATCATGATGAGATCGCCTTTCTCACGGGGGGAAATTTCAATCTTCTTGAGCCCCTGAGCCTTCTTCAGTTCGGCTTCGCGTTCTGCCCCTTCGAGCAGACAGCAAGTCAGACCTTTACCGCCATGAGGTGGAATGAGTTGGGACATGTGCTTTGTTCTCCTTTCAAGATGGGTTTGGGTTGATCCTCTCTGGGCAAGCCCCGTAACAGGGCTTTCCCGAAACGACTTTCGATTCTGAGACAAAGGTTATATTTTTAATGTGAAGGGCCTTCCCTGTCAAGAAAAATGATCACGATGAAAAAGTTGATGATGAATGCTCATGGCGAGGTCGCCGCCCCCGAGGATGAAAATCCGGCTTGAAATTCCATCGACACAATCGGGTCGTCATTCCGGTGAAATCCCGCCAGTGGCGGGAGGAATTCAGTTCTGTGGTGGCGGCATCTTGAGAGGTTCCGGACCCCTCCCGATAAAGGCGGGATTTCGCCGGGATGACGAAAAATGGGGGTTTTGCAATTGGCTCGACAGTATCCGGTTTCCCGGTGATCATCGGTTGCGATCGAATGCTTCATGATCTGGGAATGGCGCTGGATCGCCTTGCTGTAGCCACTGTTTGAGCCTATCGAGCCCCTCTTCGATCGAAACTTTCGGTTCATAATCCAAATCCCGGATGGCTGCGGAAATGTCGAACCAGTGGGAGGTGGCGAGTTCCCTGGCCACAAATCGGGTCAGGCGGGGCTCCTGCTGAAAACCGAGCAGCCGGTAGAAGCCTTCGAGACATGCACCCGCCACATAGGCTGCTGCTGCCGGAATCCTTCGGGAAACGGGCTTTTTGCCGCCGGCTTCCAGGATCCGGTTGATCATCTCCCAGAGATTGACGGGAACTCCCTGACTGATAAAATAAATGTTGCCGGATAGCAGCGGGTTTTCTTGCAGCTTTTCAGCAGCCAGCACGTGGGCATGAGCGGCATTGTCGATATAGAGCACATCGACGCGGTTGCTGCCATCACCGATGATGGCCAGCTTTTCGGCGCGCTCCAGAATGCGGGGAACCAGATGGTTGTCCTCCGGCCCCCAGATGAGATGGGGCCGAAGGATAATCGCCTGCAGACCATCACGCACCGCATTCAACACTTCTTTTTCCGCCATGGCTTTGGTTTGCGGATAGGCGGCATGGTATTGCAGCGGATAGGGGGTCGATTCATCCACCCCTTCCATATTGCCCCCGTCGAAGACGACACTCGGCGAGCTCGTGTGGATCAGGATCGGTATGCGATGTTTTCGGCAGGCTGCGATGATGTTTCGGGTTCCGAGGACATTGGTGCGATAGAAATCCTGCCAGTTTCCCCATACCCCGGCTTTTGCGGCCGTATGAAAAACCGCATCGACGCCCTCACAGGCCTTTTCCACCGTGTCGATTTCGGCCACGTCACCTTCGATTTGTTCGATTCCCCAGTGATCGAGTTGGTCATGGCGCGTTCTGCAAAGACTCCTGACCTGCTTTCCCTGGGCAACCAGTCGTCTGGCGATGGCCTTTCCCAGAAACCCACCGCCTCCCGTGATCAGAACGGTATCCATCAAAACCCCATGTCGTGATTGAATGTTGATCGGTGCAATGGTACAAGGGACCTTGCAGGGGCAACAAACAGATTCAGGCGGATCACTTCTCCTGCCAGAAGACGACGATTGAAGACGATGCACCCCTGATGGCGATGCTTCTTGCTACCACAGTTTTGTCGGACAAACAAGATAGCGCCTGAACGGAAATCCTGTGAGCCAAATACAAAAGTCCTTCTGTGTCACCCCGGCGAAAACCGGAATTTATTCATTCCATGGTCTTATGGACCCCGGCTTTCGCTGGGGTGACGAATAATGGGGGTTTTGCAATTGGCTCCTGTTTGAGGTGCAACCTGAGCCGGAGGGCGGGCTGCTTGACGCTGCATCGCAAAATTTCCTGCCCCCAGGCGGCGTGATACTCCGAATAGGAGGGTGTTCAGGCGAAAGATCGGATCATTTTTTGCGGACAGGTCGCAATCATGGTGTTTCGTAACGGGACCAATGGCGGCGGGCTCTTGATGCAGAATCGTTAGGATAGAAGCATGTTTCTGGATATCAACGAAATTTTCTTCAGCATCCAGGGGGAGTCCACTTTTGCCGGGCTTCCGTGTATTTTTGTTCGGCTGGCGGGATGTAATCTGGCCTGCCGGTATTGTGATACCCGGTATGCTTTCAAGACCGAGGAGCGAATTTCCACAGATGCGATTCTGCGCCGAATCGAAGCATTTGGCTGCCGCCGCGTGGAGATTACCGGTGGTGAGCCGCTCTTGCAGCCCGAAACGCCCCGGTTGGTGAGAGCGCTTCTGGATAACGGCTATGACGTGTTGCTCGAAACCAACGGCAGCATCAACATCGAATGTGTGGATCCCCGGTGTGTGCGCATCGTGGATGTGAAATGCCCATCGAGTGGCGAATGGCAAAAAATGGATCTGGGAAACCTGGCCAGGCTTACCCCGAAAGATCAGGTGAAATTTGTCCTGTCCGATCGGCAGGATTTCGATCTCGCCCTGGATGTCCTGCCTCGATTGCCTGCCCATGTCGATGCCGGTCACATCCTGTTTTCCCCGGTATGGGAAAGGCTTTCTCCGGCTGAACTGGCCGGTTGGATTCTGGGCGCAGGCATCGATGTCAGGCTGCATCTTCAACTGCATAAATGGATTTGGCCGGGAGTGGAAAGAGGGGTTTAGGTGATGGAAGCGTGCAGACACACAGAAATACCGAAGGCTGTCGTTCTTTCCAGCGGCGGGCTGGATTCGACGACTGCGATGGCGATGGCGCGCAGGGAAGGCTTTGCGTTGTATGCATTGAGCTTCGATTATGGGCAGCGGCATGTCTTCGAACTGGAGGCTGCCCGGCGGGTTGCGGCCTCCATGGGCGTGCGCCAGCACCTGGTCGTCAAAATCGATCTGCAGGTGATCGGCGGGTCCGCTCTGACAAGCGAAATGGCGGTACCCAAATCCCGCTCGCTCGCGACCATGCAGGAAAACGAGATCCCTGTTACCTATGTGCCTGCCAGAAACACGATTTTTCTTTCGTATGCGCTGGCCTGGGCGGAAGTGCTGGGGGCCTGCGATATTTTCATCGGCGTCAATGCCATCGATTACAGCGGATATCCGGACTGCCGACCGGCCTATATCGAGGCTTTCGAAAAAATGGCCAACCTCGCCACGAAGGCATCTGTGGAAGGAAAGATGAAATTCCGGATCCGCACACCGCTGCTCCTGATGGACAAGGCGCAGATCATCCAGACCGGTATCGCGCTCGGCGTCGATTATGGCTTGACCCACAGTTGCTACGATCCCGATTCGCAGGGTTTGGCCTGCGGGCGTTGCGACAGTTGCGCGCTCAGAAGGGCCGGCTTCGAGAAAGCCGGAATTCCCGATCCGACCCGCTATCAACGGATACCCTGAGACCAACAATTCCAACCCCCATGCCTTTCCCTATCGCCTCTTTTTTGTCGTGAAAATGTGTGCAGTCGGCAGTGGGCGGTAGGGGCGGCCCTTTGTGGCCGCCCGGAAGAGAACCCCGGTTTACCACCTGCGCCGTCATTCCGGCGAAAGCCTGGGTCCAGAACCTGTCCAAGCCTCGCTCTCATGGATCTGGATTCCTCCCGCCACGGGCGGGATTTCTCCGGAATGACGACCTATGGCTTCTTCGCGAATGTCGGCCGGATTTTCATCTCTGGGTGCGGCGATCCTCGCCATGGTCACCTTATATCCATCTCCCATTGTTATAGCCCATATTCAAATTATGTGGACAAATTGTCTGCATTCTTCTTCCCACGAAATACGCCTTGTCGCACGATTCAATTGAAATAACTGACGATATCTCGATTATCCGGCCAATGGGCGTGACTGCCTGCTTTTGGCATGAGAATTGAAAAGCTCAGGGGCACAGCGGCAGTGGGAAAGCGGCTCAATGGCGCGCCGATGTTGCAGCGCCGCCCCTGCAACTGAGCCAATCAACCGGGCGCCCTAAGCAATGGGTGAACCAATCATCACGGAGGAGAAAAATCGCATGGAAAAACAGCCGGAAAACCTGCAACAAGATTCAATGAAGGAAGTTTTGGGAGCCATCAAAGAAGCATTGATCAAGGCCAAACAATGGAAGATCGAAAACTTAAATGCGGATCAAATTCCGGAGATCTTGTCGAACCAGTTCGATAAACTTCATGATGTGCTTTCCGATCTGGGTGAGCATACCGATTTCAACAATGTATTGCCGGCATATCTCAACATGGCCAAATTCTTTTCCAATCACGTCGATCAGAACATGATTTTCAGTCTGGGGGCCGCGATTGTGTTGTGTCATGAAGCAGAGATCGGCAAACTGGTCGCTGCGATCAAAAAGGATCTGCTGAAGGTTACGGTTCATTATCGAAAAGCGAACCCCTTTTCCCGTGAGGTGCAGGTGTTTTTCAACCGAGATGGAAAACCTGCAGAATTCAATACCAAACAAGCTGTCAGCAGAGACGATTTGCCTGCGGATGTTCGTGAAGAATTCCTGCGGACCGAAAAGGATGTGGTATCCATCAATCTCTATCCAGAGGAGGCGTAATCAATGGCTTCAGATAACTTCTATCGGAATATCGTCGTGTTGCTTGGTGTTGTCGCCACCGCTGCGATGACTTTCTGGAACAAGATTATGGATTGGTCCGGAAATGTCCTGTTCCCCTGGCTGGATCAGAATTTTCAGGAGATTTCCGATCTGGTCAAACAGGCCTTTGTATGGATCGACAACAATGTGGCCGTTCCCTTCCGCAATGCGGTAAAACAGGCATGGAAAAGGTTGCGGGAGTATCTCCTGAAATGGGCCGTTCACTTCGAGCGCCATTCATCCAATGAGTGGGTCAGGCGCTGGAGCGGCTACATCATCAAGCGTTTTGAAAACGGTAAGGTGGCGCCAGTGCGTGTGGAAGCTGAGGAGATTGTTTCCTGGGATGAGCTGCCGCCCGATGTCCGGAAAGAATGGTTGAAAAAAGGCATGCCGAATCAGGAAGTGAATGTAACCGAGCTCAGGGATCAAGAACTTGAGATGGAAATGACCCACTGAGACCACGCCACGGTTCACTCGGCGCCCGGTGCCGGGTGAACCCTCAACCTTCATTCTGCTGATCGAAAGGAGAAGGGGTGGAAATCGGAAAAGTGCTGGCAGGAATTGGGCTTTTGGCTACCCTTCTGTTTGCCGGTTTTATGATGCTGAAGTTCTGGGATGAAATTCGGGAAAATGTCTGCTCCTGGCTTCGCAAACATGACCTGCAGGAAAGCGCCCTGATGGAAGTCCTCATCCGGTTTGACAGTATATCCGTCGGGATTCGTACCACATTGTTTGTAAAAACCCGCAAAACCGGTGAGCAGAAAATCATGGAGCGGGAGCTGACAGATGCCGAAATCGAGGCCCTGAAAAAAAAGGAACCGGAAGTCTATGATCACCTGAAACGACAGGGTTTCGCTCAAAAGGATCTGCTGTATCTATTTCAATAGGAGATCAGGGTATGGGAGTATGGAAGAGCAAAATGGAAAACCATTTGTCCGCAACACGTCTGTTGTCGGCAGGGCCTGTTTCCGATAATCGAATCGAAACGCCGGATACCCCAGAAATGAGCCGGATGGCGACCTTCGTGCCGGAGGCGCCGATACGAACACTGGATGAGCTTGTGGCGCCAATGCCGGTGAAAATGCAGATTGATACGGCCCTCAATCGCATTCGCTACCACAATGTACTCTATGAAGATTGGAACCTGAAGAAAATCGATCCCTACGGGAACCGAGTGGCGATCAATTTCTACGGGCCTCCCGGAACCGGAAAAACCTTCTGTGCCGAGGCTATCGCCCATCACCTGAACCGAACGATCATCCGGGTGAATTATGCGGAGATTGAATCCAAGTATGTCGGTGAAACGCCGAAAAACATCAAGGCAGCCTTCAAAAAGGCACAGGAAGCAAAATCGGTCCTCTTTTTCGATGAGGCCGATTCGATCCTGGGAAAACGCCTGACCCAGGTAACCCAGAGTGCGGATCACGGTGTGAACGTGAGCCGTTCGGTCATGCTGATGGAACTGGATCGCTTCGATGGAATCGTCATTTTCGCTTCCAACCTGCCGGCCAATTATGATGGGGCCTTTGTCCGCCGTATCATGGCCCATATCGAATTCATCCTGCCGGATGTGGATTGCCTATCGAGGCTTTGGGCGTATTTGCTGCCTGATGAAACCCCGCGAGCGGCCGATGTGGATACGCAATGGCTTGCGCGGGAATCGGAGGGGCTTTCGGGCGGAGACATCCTGAACGTGATCAAATTGGCGGCCAGCATGGCGGTTACCCGAAACGGCGATGATCGCCAGATTGAACAGCGTGATATCCTGCAAGCCATTTCCCAGGTGCGTAATGCACAGCAAAAAATTGGATCGAAAACCTCAGATATGGATTATACCGGTGCTCGTCCCGTTCAGATCCGGCAGGAGGTGATTGCCGCAGAACAGTTGCCCCCAGACATTCAACAGGCGTATGCAAGCAGGGTGGAAAACCTGGGATCCTGAAACCTTGAACAAGAAAGGAGACACAAGAAATGGCCTATTTGATTCCCTGTCAAAATTGCGGGAAGGAATTTCCCCAGGACTGGCACTGGTACCGATGCAATCAGTGCAGGTATCGGATTTGCTCGGCATGCCTTTCACGTCACAAAGGAAAATACAGCTCTGGCGGCTATAAATGCAGCCAGTGCGCCTTTGGTCAGTTGAAATCGAGCCGGTAGGAGGATCGATGGGGTTGATGCAGCGCAAGTGGCCGCTCAACCCCATTTTAAATGGGCTTTTAACCTTTTCAGTGGCTGTTCCGTTTGAACGGTCATGAACTGCGATTTCCGTGAACTCCCTCTCCCGGCGGGAGAGGGGCGGGGTGAGGGTTAAAAGAACGCAGATGATGAGCGCTCAAGGCAGTCCCCGCCCTTTTTCAAAGTCATCACGCATTGATTTTCTTTTCCTCGATGACATCTTCAAACAGCTCATTGATCAATTCCGCTTTTTCCGATTCACTCAGCGAGGGGTCTGCGTATTCCTGATAGAGCGTTTCGGCTTTTTTCAGCACATTCGTTGCGGAAATACCTTCTTCCGTGTGTGCTTTGGCAAGATATTTGGCGAGCATCAGGCCCGTAATGGCGCCGGTAACGGCACCCAGAATGGGCAGTGCAGCCGAGAGGGCGGACGATAGCGATTTCTGATTCCCGATCTGGATATTCAATGCCTTGGTGATCTTTTCCAGCACACTCGGCCCCAGAAGGGCGGCAATCGCAGCCAGCCAGACATCCAGCGGTTTGTTGCGGCGCTTGAGCTCCAAAATGAGATCGATCAAGAAACCCTCGAAGCTCTCGTAGCGGGAAGGCTTTTTATCGGAAATATTTTCAGTTTGTTTCATTGGCTTGATCCTTCTGGGTAAACCGGAATAACGTTTTGGCCGATCTGCCGAGAATTTTCGCCGCTACCTCGGTGGATGGATAACGGGTTAGGGCGCGATCCCTGTACCAGTCGATAAGCTGCCTTTCCTCCCACAGCACATCGATGATGCCCTGCGGCACATCGGCCGCAGCCGGGTTTGATACGGATGGCGCCGGTTCCTTTGGGATGAGTGTGGTCTTTCGGCCGGATTTTCGGCGTAATCCGCCCCGCAAAATGTATTCGTAAACCAGATTCCGCAATTCCCGCACATTGCCCGGCCAGGCATAATCGGCATATTGTTCGGCAATGATTTCAGCGGCCGTACCAATTTCCGGTTTCTTCTCCTCCGGCACGAATTTTTCAATCAGGTATTTCAGCGATCCGGGCTCTTCCTGCAGAATATCCTTCAATGATGGCATATCAATCCAGATGCCGCAAAGGCGATAGAAAAAGTCCAAGCGAAAGGCATTGTCCTGGATCATACCCTGCAGATCGCGGTGTGTGGCTGCAACATAGCGCACATCCACATCGATTGGTTTCGTTGAACCCACACGCAGCAAGTTGCCGGTTTCCATGACACGCAGGAATTTTGCCTGCAAATCCTTTGGCAGTTCCCCGATTTCATCCAGGAAAAAGGTTCCCCGGTTTGCCATCTCGACAAACCCTTTTTTGGTATCGCTGGCGCCGGTAAAAGCCCCCTTCTCATGGCCAAAGAGTTCCGATTCGATCAATGTGGGTTGGATTGCGGCCACATTCACACTGCGTGAGGGCCTTTGCTTGATATCAGCAAAATTATCCTGAAAAGAGCCTTCAATCAGTGCTCTTGCCACCTCTTCCTTGCCACTGCCGCTTGCACCATAAACCAGCACATTCTGTTTCCGGATCAAATCGCTGTGGATCATGGCAACGGCCAGGTTGGCCCCGAAGGCCGCTGACCACACCTGTTCCTTGACCTGGATTAACGAGGGGGCATTGCCCCGCAATTCCCGGTTCAGGTGTCGCTCACAGCGGTTGGCAGCGGCAATGACACCGGGAAGGTTCCATTTTTTCTGTTTGAGGCGACTGGACACTTTGTCGGGTATCCAATTACC of the Desulfatirhabdium butyrativorans DSM 18734 genome contains:
- a CDS encoding ABC transporter ATP-binding protein — protein: MDRIDIGFHRTGTIRAADFPITDDNHFMKPIEKPIIELKNLLKRFKDQTAVDSINLAIAEGICFGLLGPNGAGKTTTLEMIEGITEPTSGQILYRGQPRGDSFSEEIGIQLQHTTLLSFLTIRETLRVFSKLYRHSADIDDILSLCSLSEIQKQYNDKISGGQRQRLMLAISLINDPSLLFLDEPSTGLDPQARQNLWAIIDTIKMQRRTIILTTHAMKEAERLCDEIAIMDQGKIIARGDIPSLLKAHCFDASGNPLCEPNLENVFLRLTGRQLRE
- the mobB gene encoding molybdopterin-guanine dinucleotide biosynthesis protein B: MRKIVGFVGSSGSGKTTLIEKLVPQLKKRGYRVGTVKHAGHGFEMDREGKDTWRYQQSGADGVLVSSPGKMVLSRQGIPDRLHAVLPFMADMDIILVEGFKKEPIPKIEVFRSAVAQSPLCLSDPMLKAVVSDDALQIGIPIIGLEDIERIVALIEALPDEERPGLGE
- the sat gene encoding sulfate adenylyltransferase; translation: MSQLIPPHGGKGLTCCLLEGAEREAELKKAQGLKKIEISPREKGDLIMMGIGGFSPLTGFMTKADWKGVLDNFLMADGTFWPIPVTLSASKEDAAAISVGQEIALFDPERKEIMATMKVTEKYDMTVADKRYECEKTFMGEGTKTAEEFWKIAEKDHPGVQMVMGQKDVNLAGPVKVLSEAEYPTKYAGIYMRPAESRKIFDERGWKEVAALQLRNPMHRSHEYLCKIAVEVCDGVFIHSLVGNLKPGDIPAEVRVKCIDTLVKHYFVPQNVLQGGYPLDMRYAGPREALLHATFRQNYGCSRMIIGRDHAGVGDFYGMFEAQTIFDKIPKPTAPGKALLCTPLKIDWTFYCHKCDGMASLRTCPHDKKDRVLLSGTALRKGLSEGTPIPDHFGREEVLEILREYYASLTEKVEIKLHTAATGG
- a CDS encoding NAD-dependent epimerase/dehydratase family protein — encoded protein: MDTVLITGGGGFLGKAIARRLVAQGKQVRSLCRTRHDQLDHWGIEQIEGDVAEIDTVEKACEGVDAVFHTAAKAGVWGNWQDFYRTNVLGTRNIIAACRKHRIPILIHTSSPSVVFDGGNMEGVDESTPYPLQYHAAYPQTKAMAEKEVLNAVRDGLQAIILRPHLIWGPEDNHLVPRILERAEKLAIIGDGSNRVDVLYIDNAAHAHVLAAEKLQENPLLSGNIYFISQGVPVNLWEMINRILEAGGKKPVSRRIPAAAAYVAGACLEGFYRLLGFQQEPRLTRFVARELATSHWFDISAAIRDLDYEPKVSIEEGLDRLKQWLQQGDPAPFPDHEAFDRNR
- a CDS encoding 7-carboxy-7-deazaguanine synthase QueE, which translates into the protein MFLDINEIFFSIQGESTFAGLPCIFVRLAGCNLACRYCDTRYAFKTEERISTDAILRRIEAFGCRRVEITGGEPLLQPETPRLVRALLDNGYDVLLETNGSINIECVDPRCVRIVDVKCPSSGEWQKMDLGNLARLTPKDQVKFVLSDRQDFDLALDVLPRLPAHVDAGHILFSPVWERLSPAELAGWILGAGIDVRLHLQLHKWIWPGVERGV
- the queC gene encoding 7-cyano-7-deazaguanine synthase QueC → MEACRHTEIPKAVVLSSGGLDSTTAMAMARREGFALYALSFDYGQRHVFELEAARRVAASMGVRQHLVVKIDLQVIGGSALTSEMAVPKSRSLATMQENEIPVTYVPARNTIFLSYALAWAEVLGACDIFIGVNAIDYSGYPDCRPAYIEAFEKMANLATKASVEGKMKFRIRTPLLLMDKAQIIQTGIALGVDYGLTHSCYDPDSQGLACGRCDSCALRRAGFEKAGIPDPTRYQRIP
- a CDS encoding ATP-binding protein, producing MGVWKSKMENHLSATRLLSAGPVSDNRIETPDTPEMSRMATFVPEAPIRTLDELVAPMPVKMQIDTALNRIRYHNVLYEDWNLKKIDPYGNRVAINFYGPPGTGKTFCAEAIAHHLNRTIIRVNYAEIESKYVGETPKNIKAAFKKAQEAKSVLFFDEADSILGKRLTQVTQSADHGVNVSRSVMLMELDRFDGIVIFASNLPANYDGAFVRRIMAHIEFILPDVDCLSRLWAYLLPDETPRAADVDTQWLARESEGLSGGDILNVIKLAASMAVTRNGDDRQIEQRDILQAISQVRNAQQKIGSKTSDMDYTGARPVQIRQEVIAAEQLPPDIQQAYASRVENLGS
- a CDS encoding sigma 54-interacting transcriptional regulator, which encodes MLAESGGPSDKWEEWIIENMMAIAAQLADTCASAARDIAWEKEKEFAVMVAGALRYAAEADWLADDFQVETLGNWIPDKVSSRLKQKKWNLPGVIAAANRCERHLNRELRGNAPSLIQVKEQVWSAAFGANLAVAMIHSDLIRKQNVLVYGASGSGKEEVARALIEGSFQDNFADIKQRPSRSVNVAAIQPTLIESELFGHEKGAFTGASDTKKGFVEMANRGTFFLDEIGELPKDLQAKFLRVMETGNLLRVGSTKPIDVDVRYVAATHRDLQGMIQDNAFRLDFFYRLCGIWIDMPSLKDILQEEPGSLKYLIEKFVPEEKKPEIGTAAEIIAEQYADYAWPGNVRELRNLVYEYILRGGLRRKSGRKTTLIPKEPAPSVSNPAAADVPQGIIDVLWEERQLIDWYRDRALTRYPSTEVAAKILGRSAKTLFRFTQKDQANETN